The window CCCTAGGGGATATCTTTCTGTGTATAggagtcatgtggagagaggattCCGTCTTCCTCTTCCCCGGATGATGGGGAATATtttggagttcttcgggatcaCTGTCTGCCAGCTGCACCCAAACGGCTGGTTGGACATAGCTCTAGATTGTTTTTTAGCTTCAAATCTGGGGGTAATTTGTACTCCCCGTGTATTTCGATCTCTTCATAAGCCCTCGAAGCGTCAAACCGAGTCTTTCATCACCTTTGTCAAATTCAATGGTTATTCGCCCTTTAGTGATAAAATGTTGAACGTCCATCTCTGGGACGAAAAGTTTTTCTTTGTCAAAGTGGAAAAGAGCGAATCTCTCGGATTCCCGTTAAACTGGAATGCTAAACCTCAACATATGGCTGGGGACTTGCGTATATTGACGGATAGCAATGAAAAAGTGTTGAACCTCATGAAGAGCATAAAAACAGATTTCTGGACATACGCCGATGCTCTGGAAtttatgatgaatgacattcctttAGTCCACCGAGTGGGGACCGAGATCACTTACACGAAGTTTActcaacttgatgaaggtaactttgttccttccttgaactttgattattttgttgttcCCTTGTTAGGGGTTTGTCTGAAGCCAGTCACGCCCTTGTAGAGAAGCGTAAAAAACAAAAGGAGCTGGAGGCCCAAAAAGATGCGCAGGTGGCGAATCCCGATAAGAGGGACGAGAAGCGCCCTTTGGAGGGTGCCGCGGATCCCCCTAGTAAGAAGAGGAGATCAGCTGCTGCTGGTGGAGAGAAATTGCTGGCGGATGCCTTGAAAGCTGGGAAGCCTAGGATGGACTGGCTGAGTCCAAACCAAGACCAGGTATGACCATCTTACTTTTCTTGTCGTTCTGGACTTTATACATCCCGATCTTTTGCTTGGACAGGTGATCAAACCTGACTTGGGGAAATACTGGCTCTCCAAGTATGGCGCCAAGGGGTCCCTGAGGAACGAGGCGATTGTGAATGACTTGGATGAAGCCATCGGCCAGCTTGGAGAGGTTCACGAGAACCAGACTAAGTTCTCGGGGTCTGATCATGCCAAGATGGGGAAAAGGGATCTCCTTTCAGTAAGCTTTTCTCTCcttgttttacatttttggatgaaagagtgatctccaTGAAGGAGAATTTGTTTCTTAAACGGTCTTTTTATCTTGCCAGGCCTATGCTCATATGCGTGCAATGGAGGCGGATCTTCTTCAGGGAGTTGCGGATAAGGCTACTATCTAGAGGCTGGAGAATGAGGTAGTGGTGGCCAATGCTAACGCGACTACTACCATTGCACTTAATCAGAAGAAGGACGATGAGATCCGCGATCTGAAAGAGAAGATGGAGAAGGACGTGGAGGATCACAAAGCTGACATGATGAATACGGAGCTTATGGCGGTAGCCGAGCGTACTATTACGGTGAGCTAATCATGGCCTATATCAGAGTCGCCTACCCGGAGATTGACTTTGTGGATCCGGAGTATGTGGTCCCCGAGGTTGAGGATGCCCTTAGATATGACAAGGTGCCAAATCCTCGTGACTTCATCCGTGACCAGGTTCGGAAAGCGCTGAAAGGATCAGatgaggaagtcaagcccattGTCAACCTTGACGCGGATGACCTTGACGAGACATCTAAAGAAGCAGGGGATAAGGCGGATGCTGTAGAAGTCAATGATACGGCTCCTCAAGCGGGGATCGTTGATACGGAGAAGGAGGTCCCTTTGAAGGACGTGTCTCTTGAGAAAGAATCCCAAGAGGATAATGCTGTGAACATTTAATTTTGTtgtaactaagtacaatttttgcAAGCCTTTTGGCTTTTAATTTCAACCTTATATGCTTTATATCATTTAGAAAGTAGATCCTTTGTATTTGGGACTTTATTTTGCTGGTtcaaggtaggtggccagccataccttgGAGTGTGAGCCTTTCTGAAGGCTTTGAAGCTTTTTATTCcttttgaggaagttaagctgccttaggcgatcgatttgcttcctatctttgaggtgaatcgatccgccaccAGGTCTTGAAACTCTTCTtcgggaagagtatttgagagtgtaaagatctcacgtctgagaaatgttttaactctgtctctgacggtgatcaattatttcctatctttgaggtaaattgatccgccgctgagattattgttctcctatctttgaggagaaggtAGTTATGCCATGATGGCATTATTCCACCATGGGAATGCGTTTGTTGCATCCCCctttttgaatctggaatatttatattgctgtaAGAAAATACTTAAGAAAGAATTTGCAAGATGAAAATTTCTCTTTATTAAACGACGAttcgccttattacagcaaattggtcttatgtgtgagcctcattaaaacctttaataagaaaaaccgcatgggataaaaccttactaaaggaaaaagagtactcaagaccttggttacattttattctctggcgaaatatttgcggagtTTCTGAATATTCCACGTTCGTGAcaatgtgttcccctccatatctTGGATCTTGAAAGTGGCAGGTCCAATTTTGGTGACTATCTTGTATGGTCCCATCCAGGTGATTCCCAACTTTCCTTTTCCCTTCGCGGATTGAATTTTGTCCGCCTTCTGGAGCACTAGATCTCCCGGGTTCAGATCCACGAGCTTGACGTGTCTGTCATGATAGGCTGCGATCCTCTGTTTGTAGGCGGCCATTCGTGCATACGCTTTCTCCCTTTTTGCCTCCAGTTGGTCGAGACTTTCCCTCAACCTTTGGTCATTTTTGTCTTCGCAATAGAATAAAACTTTGTCGCTAGGAACCTGAATCTCTATGGGGATCACAGCTTCTACGCCATAGGAGAGGGAAAACGGTGATTCACCTGTTGCTGTCCGATgagtggttctgtatgcccataggacattcattagctgatccgcccactttttgttatgctcccccagtctcttttttatgcctttGACGATCGTTCGATTTgtaacttcagtcatcccgTTGGATTGGGGGTAGTAAACAGAGGCGAACCTATTCTGAATGCATTGACTTTCGCAAAATGCTCTGAACTCTCCACAATTGAACTGCgtcccattgtcagtgataattgTGTGGGGGACTCCGAATCTTCCGACGATATTATCCCTTACAAACTCGACCATCCGCTCTGCGtttatggaggagacagcttcggcctctacccacttcGTAAAGTGATCCACAACTACTATCACATATTTCCTTTGTCTCTTGGTAGGAGGGAAAGGACCGACAATGTCGATTCCCCAGATGGCAAAAGGTCATCCTTCGATAATGGGCTTTTGTAGGTGCTTGGTCGTGTGGGACTCGTTTGCATGGACTTGGCAATTATGACACGTCTCTACCATCTTCTGAGCATCGAGTTCCAccgtaggccaataaaatccggataacctggatttttttagaatggaggcggatgcttcatgggctcCGCAAGCACCTTCATGTAATTCTTTGAGGATCTCTTGTCCTTCTTCCATCGTAACACATTTCAACCAGGGGTGTCCAAAAGATTTCCTGTACGGCTGGTCATTTATTATGGAGAAGTATGCCGCTTTTCTTACTGTCCGTCTGGCTTCCTCTTTGTCTTGAGGTAAAGTCCCGTTTGTGAGATACTGCTGGATCAGCGATCTCCAATCTCCCACGACGGGCGTAAGAAGAGCTATGACTTCTGGGGCGAATGCCGGTCTGACTTTCACCTCGAATGGGCACTACAGGTCCGCCCACTGATCTTTGCTTGAAGCCAGCTTAGCCAGGTGATCcgcttctgtgtttgatcctcgCAATACGTGAATTATCTCCCACCTGGTTTCTTTGACTTCCAGATGGTTTAATAGCTTTTTGACCTCCTCTACATATTTAACCAGAGTTTCGTCTTTTACATCAAAGTTTTTGATCACCtgattgaccattagcttagagtcgctatagatcacaaCTCGCTCTGGCGTGATCTCCTTCAACAGGCGTAGCCCCAATATTAAGGCTTCatattctgcggcattattCGTTGCAGGGAACTCTAACTTCATAGCATAATGTAACTTGATGTAGTGAGGTCCCTTGATTACTACGCCTATTCCTGCACCTTCCGCTGAGGAAGCGCCatccgtgtacatcgtccattcctccaCTTCTGGTTTGGGGAGGTTTATGCCCTCTTTGGTGAATTCGtttacaaagtctgccaagacttggcttttcAAGGCGGATCTGCCTTCATAACGAACATCAAACTCGCCTAGGCGGATCGCCCACTCCATCAACCTCCCTGAAGTTTCTGGCaccttcctcatgggtatgttGGTGCGAACGATGACTGTGTGTGCTTGAAAATAAGGTCTCAGGCGAATCAAAGTGGTGACCACAGCCAAAGCCATCTTATCCAATCTTGAATACCGAGTTTCGACATCTTTTAGGACTTTGCTTACATAGTAGATCAGAtattgttggccatcttcttcccttatcatgactgtgcaaaCTGCTTTATCAATAACAGAAACATACATGTACAGATTCTCACCTTCCAAAGGTCTGCTCATTAGAGGTGGTTCTGAGAGGAAGCGTTTGATCCCTTCGAAGGCTTGcttgcaatcttcattccactcgaatgctttcTGTTTTTTGATCACTTTATAAAAAGGTTGGCATCTGCGAGTAGAACATGAGATGAATCGACCGAGCGCTATGATCCTcccattaaggcgttgcaccTCTCTGACATTTTATGGCGCCTTCATATCCAGTACAGCTTTGATTTTATCTGGATTGGGACCTACCcctttctggctgatcatgtatcccaggaattttccataagttgccccaaaagtacacttctcagGATTTAGCTTGATGTTGTGATGGCGAAGGACCCCTAAGACTTCTCTTATGTCTTCTGCATGCCTCTCCATGGTGGTGCTCTTAATgatcatgtcgtccacataaactGAGAAGTTGTCACCCTTTCTTCCtttgaatatcttgttcatcatccgctggtaAGTAGCTccagcgttcttaagcccaaaaggcatgaccttgaagcaataagttgcctggTGAGTTACAAAGGAAGTTTTGATCCTGTCTGATGGCTCCATGAGGatttggtgataactcgacttcacatctGTGAAGGAATATACTGTATGCCCTGCGGTTTCGTCAACTAGGATATCAATGCAaggcaaagggtagttgtctttgggacaagccttaTTAAGGTCCGTGAAAtcgatacacatgcggtatgatccgcctgccttttTAACTAGGACCACATTCGCGAGCCATTGCGTGTAAATAACTtcctcgatggcatccgccttttTCAGTTTAgatatctcttcctctatcactttctctctctctggCCCATGATTCCTTCTCTTCTGAGCCACAAGGACTGCGTCTTCGGTGATATTGagcttatgagtgatcacatctggactgacCCCTGTGAGGATCTCATTCTTCCATGCGAACACGTCTTCTGATTCGAGGAGAACTTTCGTAACGTCCTCCTTAATCTCAACTCTTAGtcctttggcgatccgtacCTACTTACCATCTCCAATGAGGAACATTTCTGTATCTCCAAGGACCGTCGTAACAAGCTCATCTTCTTCGTCATCCTTGGACTGAGGGCGAATTGATAAGGATGCAGAGTATGTCTCCAGAGTAACCTGTTGGTTCCCCTTGATCATCATACCTCTCTTGGCAGTAGGGATGTACATCGTCAAATGGCGTATCGATATGAGAGCCGCCACCTCTGAGATAAAAGGCTGCCCTAAGATGATGTTGTATGCCAATTGACCGTCCATgatggagaactccagatctcccatCCATACCTGATCTTCATCTGCTAATTCGCATTCCAGCGTCACTTGTCCCTTTGTCTGGATTGTGTGGCCTGTTACTCCCAGGATATCTACGATGGTGGTCTCTATTTGAATAGGATCAACCTTGAGCTTGGCGAATGCTCCCCTaatgatgacattgcacgaactgcCAGTGTCTATCATCActctcttcatttcccatccttccaccatcatagtgatgACGAGAGCATCTGCATGTGGGGGGATCGCTGGACCAACATCTGCAAAGGGGCGATTGAGTGATGCTCTATCTAGAGCGATAGTTTTTGCCTTCTTTAGTGTAGGCTGATACCTGGGTCCACCAACGATGACATTAATGACCCCTTTAGCCTTCTTCTTCGGCTCATCTCTTGGCTTATtgccatctcctttcttgtcgTTCTGGACGAACCTGTCCAGTTTTCCTCTCTCGATAAGCCTTTCAATCTCCCTAGTCAGCTCCCATCATGCATCTGTTTCATGACCGTTCCTCCTGTGGTACTTGCAATAATTCTTGGGGTTTCTCCCCATATTGGTGTACtctcccccttttggttcggggtatgaaatgctccgtttgtgctggttgttctctatccacattagcacttcgcgTTTGGAGGCGTTTAACGGTGTAGACGATGGCGTATATGCTGATTTGTTCCTAGAGCCCCTTCGCCTATTTCGGGAGGATGAGTCAGAgggcttttctttttccttatccCGCCTTCGGGATTCGCCTTTCCCTCTTTTTGGGGGAGACGCCGACTCTCTTCGGATGTCATcaacttccatgaaatccttacACCTTTCCATCAGCTCCGCCATAGTCTTTGGTTTGTTTCTGATTAGATCCACCTGTAAGCTCTTGCATGTTGTATTTTTTACTACTGCTTCTACAGCCATGGAgagatccacatcaacaatgcgaATGCATAACTTATTGAAGTTGTCGACATACTCCCGAAGAGactcattttctttttgctttagCTCGAAGAGCTTTCGCGATTTAACCACTGGCGGAATGCATCCTGCGAACtttgcacaaaattccctactcaactgatcccagctgtTTATCGATCCTGGGGGGAGAGATTGAAACCAATCGTACGCTGGACCTTTtagcgtggtgataaacatccggcaCAACACTACTTCACTTGCACGATTAAGTCCAAGCAACATGCGATACTTCCTCGCATGAGCTTCAGGATTATCCTCGCCGGAGTAGGCTGGTATGTTCGGAATCTTAAAATGCCTATCAGTTTCCTCGGGTTCAATCCACGCAGTGAAGGGCGATTCTCGATTGGCGAACGATTGTGCCTAGCATTCTCCTCGTTCTGTCTGCGTATCTCTGCCCTGATCTGATCCGCTATAGAACCTTGATCCCTTCTTGGACATCTCCtactgagatttctgtctcacgtttttaaatgttttaatattttaagtGAGAAAGAGCAAGGTATAAGAGAGTTACGGGTTGATAAATAAGGTTGAAATATCAAGTCATGGTTTTGTCTTTAGTTAGGACATTTGTCTTTCATTTGGAGATTTGATTGTATTGGATAATATTTTGAGACTTGAATGTAGTAGATATATGAATTCgttttataatatatctaagagGAATACATGAAAAGTTTGAAATTTATgatttttggataaattggagactcttaagtattaattgtgatctttctattttacgcccgatgccgattgaggtcgtttagggtcgggtgtgacacaatATAAGCGTAACATTTAAaaaagagtatcaatttaggtcatGATAACGAATTGGACATGTCATTCCTATTACTTTGTTAAGTTCTAatttctccctccacgtacaattaGTAGAACTTAACGGAAACATATCAATGATGTGCCTCGTTCcttatcgatgcctaaattggtaccattttttaaacgttaagcctatattggtgctattttgtacgtggagcctaaattgatgcttttccaaaaacaataagcctattttggtaccttatcccgtaattttacttttaacgttggcatacaagagtaattttaccggATTAGTTTCAGACATCATTATTAAACACAAATAACTTattccttattttgcaccaattgcttatccgttgattctaaaaaaatcatatttttttgtaatttaataatataattagagattaatatttttaaatccagagaaatatttaaattattttatccaatttgtacaaattacaatatattttttaattttttttttaaattcttttATCCGACttgtaaaaacaaaaatatattttttaatttttttaaaaaaaaaattcacgtctaatcatatacATATGATCTTTAAAATCTAGATGtggattttaaaaataaaataaaattcttgaccgagaaaacagtttgataaattatttttcaaattgatcaaacttatcaacgttaagagtaaaattgttgGAATAAAATTGTTGGAGTAAAATTgttggagtaaaattactcataaccGTAAACGTTAACACGATAtccagataaaaaaaaaggtcaaatacatgaatatcatatttaagtataaaattacaactaagtcatatcaccaaacttgattcttaatatgttattattctctatatattatgattttacaccataatttaaaaattctagactccaattcataaatcataaaccctagaaaatatattctagatttctaatttataaattctaatgcttaaaatatattaaaagtactgattttaccggtttgacataatctaaaattatgacttgacatagttatactttttagaatatgaatttctgtgtaattttccctaaaaaaaaaagttaatatcCTCCAACTTGGATGTAAAAAGCCCAATGATTTACAACCCGGCTCACACGATTATCGGGGCTTTGCAACTTACATCCAAATCTTCAAACCAGCCGCCACCGCCAGGAGCTAGTGGGGGCGGACACTTTTTGATTAAGTGTGACCAAGGAGTTCCAAAATGCCAAAGATTTTTAAAGGAGTGCGCATCTCACCCACCCTGCTCCCTTTAGCAAACCGTACATCATTTCAAATGCTAAATCCCTAAGCTCTCGCTCTCCTCGACGCCTTCGCCTACCTTTCTTTCTGGAACAAGAAGAACAAATAAAATGAGTGTTGCAGCAGAATTCTTGGCTATCAAAACCCCTAATCATTTCATGATGTTAAAGGGACTTTCTTCTCATTCTTCACTGCCCATGCCGCATTCTTCCTTTTTAAACTTCGATTCTTTACTTAGGCCTAGGTGTTACAGAGCTTCGATTCACCCCCCTTGCGCCTTTACGCCTAAAGGGCTTGCCGCTGGGATTGATTTTCCTTCTTTGGGGAGAAGAAAATTGTGGACCCGCTTCGCTGCGTCCCATGAAGAATCGGTAGCTTTTATTCACTTCTATATACTTCGTTTATTTCAGCGattcaatttttagtttatttctcAGTTTCAAATCTAATGGGGACTTTGGATTGAATAGTTTTATTCTTCTTTTAATTTGGACTGGTTGTGATTTGCTATTTACTTGTGTTTATGCTGCGGTTCTATAATCGGAACGGAATTATTGAGGTTTTTTTGTCTTCCTTTGCTTTGAATTAAATGTCTTGAAGCATTCAGAAATTGAAGTGGAGAAGCAAAAGAATAATGCCGCTGATGAATCACAAGAGGCTTGGAAACAGACTCTGGAGTCTTTCAAAGAGCAAGCCTTGAAGATGCAAAGTGTGTCTCAAGAAGCGTACGAGGTATACTCTAAGAAAGCAGTTATCATTTTGAAAGAAGCTCAAGAGCAGTTAATAGTTCAAGCAGACAAGACAAGAAATGACTTAACCTTGCTAGCAGAGGATCTTACCCAAGAGGGTAGAGAATACCTCTCAACAGCTGCTGAGAAATCCCCTGAACCGGTGAAGGAGATTGTGGAAACGTTTGCTTCCTCCACAGATGATCTGAATGAGATTTCTCAAGTTCGTGACTTCTACCTTGGAATACCTTATGGTATGGAATGGATTACATAAATTGATTTTATACCTTTTTTTTAATACGCAGTTGTGAATTGTTATAAAATAAGTCAATGTAATAAATGTAAGCATGGCTAGTCAACTAAAGCATGACTAAGTCAACTAAAGCATTGTTAGAGGCTGCTGCGGGCTTACTATGTCTCCTTGATTGAAGGAgaaccttgtatatatatgtgtattgttcttaagtaaaatatattcatgtaggctcttaatctacatggtatcccataTATTCTAGTGTATTACATGAATATTTTGACGGCAGTAAGCTAATAAATTGATGGCTCTGGTTGAAATTTCATGTCAGTTTCTTTTTCCTATTTAAAACTCTTTTGCTTCAACTCTTCTCATTGCTTTTGTTAAGATGAAAAATTATGTTTTCCGTATGTTGCCCCTGTGAAATAATTTCAATATTCTCACAACCTTTCTTGGGCGTTACAGGGTTATTGCTTTCCGTTGGCGGCTTCCTTTCCTTCATGTTGACAGGCAGCATTTCTGCGATTAGGTTTGGTGTCATTCTTGGTGGTGCTCTCTTGGCTTTAAGCATTTCAAGTTTAAAATCATTCAAGAGAAAGGAACCAAATTCTAGAGCCTTGAAAGGACAGGCAGGTTAGTATATGATTTAATTCATATGATACACTACGAGAACTTTGTTTGATATTATTTGGTCTTCTGGTCACTAGCTTCTGGATGTTTCAGTTTAAATTGGCCGGTTTCATTTCTTCATCAGTTGTACATAGTGTATGATGCTGCTTGTATAGTTTATATGCTAAATTGCATGGTATAGTACTTGGATCCCACATTGGAAAAATTAGATTCCAGGGGGATTCTTCAATCTCAGTAGTTTGTTTGGGTCCGACTACCACTGCTTCAATATTATAATTTGCTTAGTTGCAACTTGCAAGTGTGATTaataatgttaataatattaCTTCTGAGTTGAGAAAGATTCATGAGGCCCTCCTTGATGCTTTAGCAGAATGTAGCCATAGCATAGAATAAGCACAGGATGTTATGCATTTTCATTATGAACTAAAATGTGGCATTTGTATGTATGGCTTTAGATTGACTAATTGTCTCATTATTAGCCCCATCTACATGTTAATCCTGGAACATGCACACTTATCATTTTCCTGCTGTTATGGAGTTGGACCGAGTATATTTTTATCTTCTTGTATTCTGGAACTCTACTTGCATTTGCTAAAGCTTGAAGTCAGTTGTTGACTGCTACAAGAAGAGTGGGATTTTATGTAAATTCAGTTAGTTCTACACACTGCTCTGAGAATTGGTGATCACACATTCACTAAACTAGTTGCGGCTGGAAGTTGGTTGTATATGTTTATTTGTTTGAAGGAGTCTTAGAATTCTCATATTATATTTGTCTTTTTTGTTGCATATGAATAATAGTTTGTAACTGTTTTCTGCCACTGCAGCAATAGCAGCCATTATATTTGTTAGGGAGATAGGATTGCTATTTCAGGTAACCATTATTTGAAAGCTATTTTAATTTTCTTGTTTTCTTGGATTGTTGGATAATTGATGCATGTAAAGTATTTCTAAGTTATATTTCTGTTTTTGGCAGAGAGCGTCACTTTTTACCTTCCCTACAACCATCATCAGGTTCATAATATTCTCTTTGTtgcttaaatttttgttgctaCCCACAGGAAAGGAGCTTCTAGGAGTAGGTTTTACAAATTTGAGAAATGGTACCGGTAAATTGTCAAGTTGAGGATGTAGTGGTACAAGGGTTAAGGGAGCGatggatttatttatttattttttttttatcatggaaCTAGGAGGTTAAAAGAAGTTATTTCTACTTCTTCACTCTTAGGCATCTGACTAGGAATTGGGATTTGTAAACTGAAGTTTGCCATGGATATTTTGTTTTCTTGTCAAGGAACAGATAAGCACAGTTAGAGTTCTGTTGGATTAAGCCCCTATTTGGCTGGTATCCACAATTTTGTCATGTGGCTCATGTGGcattatttgataacatttgccCCCTAGAGTATTCCCATAGGTGACacttataaataagaaaataacaaatCGGTTAGTTTTTCATCcaaaatgggttaaatgtcaCCTATGGGGAATACTACCACATGAggcaaatgataaaattttggataccaaGGGGCCGGGTTTAATCCATCTGTGAAATACAATCTATACACTGAGCTATCCATGCATTCAGCAGTTTGGCCTAATACAAGACCGGTAGGCTTGACTTGGGAAAAGAATTgaaggtgccttctatggttactttgtttattttcacccttggattaattttacaccccatcatccaatggtgaaaacaaacaaagtaagcatagcctctaCCTAAATTGAACGGTTCTTTTGTGGATCTTGTTTTAAACCTCCGGATTTCAAATTCCAACACCAGGTGTTTTCATTATCCAACGTCTTATAAAGTTATCACACTTAATGTTTATGATATTGGTGTCAGTGAGATCGAATGGAGATGTGTAAAACATAACAATGtctttgtttatttattatacATACACCAAGTAAAGAATAATGTGGATGTAACTTGAGGTTAGTGTATCATAATATGAGTCTCTGTTTGTTTGATATGTAGTGGTGCAATGGCGGGATTCTATCTATACAGAATCGCTTTGGATGGGAAGCAGAGCAAAGGAGGATCAGACATGGGACAGGGGGCTGAAAGTTGATGTGCTTCTTTAAGGTAGGTTGGATTATAAGTAGTAGACAATTAGTTTTTTTTGTCATAAGAAGAGAAGAATAGTGAACTAGGTTTCCGCAATGCGCTGTTCTGACAATTCCAATTCCGCGTCTCCTCCAGGTACAAGGCTTGTAGACactaa is drawn from Euphorbia lathyris chromosome 9, ddEupLath1.1, whole genome shotgun sequence and contains these coding sequences:
- the LOC136205877 gene encoding protein FATTY ACID EXPORT 3, chloroplastic; this translates as MSVAAEFLAIKTPNHFMMLKGLSSHSSLPMPHSSFLNFDSLLRPRCYRASIHPPCAFTPKGLAAGIDFPSLGRRKLWTRFAASHEESHSEIEVEKQKNNAADESQEAWKQTLESFKEQALKMQSVSQEAYEVYSKKAVIILKEAQEQLIVQADKTRNDLTLLAEDLTQEGREYLSTAAEKSPEPVKEIVETFASSTDDLNEISQVRDFYLGIPYGLLLSVGGFLSFMLTGSISAIRFGVILGGALLALSISSLKSFKRKEPNSRALKGQAAIAAIIFVREIGLLFQRASLFTFPTTIISGAMAGFYLYRIALDGKQSKGGSDMGQGAES